The window GCAGCGGCTGGAGAAGGCCCTCGACACCGTGCGCGGGGCAGTCCCCGGCGCCCGGGTCAGCGGCCAGGTCATCGACCTGCTCGACCCGCAGGAGGTCCACGACTGGGCCGACCACCTGGAGGCCGAGCACGGCCACGTCGACGGCCTGCTGCACCTGGTCGGCGGCTGGCGCGGCAGCAAGAAGTTCTTCGACACCCGGATCGACGACTGGGACTTCCTGCACGACACCGTGGTGCGCACGCTCCAGCACACCTCGCTCGCCTTCCAGCCCGCGCTGCTCCGCAGCGAGTCCGGCCGGTACGCGATGATCTCCGCCGCCGCCGCCCACAAGCCGACCGCCGGCGGCGCCGCCTACGCGGCGGCCAAGGCCGCCACCGAGGCGTGGACGCTCGCCATGGCGGACTCCTTCAAGAAGGAGACCACCGCCGAGGACGGCGAGCCCACCGCCGCGGCTGCGATCCTGGTGATCAAGGCGTTGGTCAGCCCCGAGATGCGGGCGGAGAAGCCGGACGCGAAGTTCGCCGGCTTCACCGACACGGCCGACCTCGCCACCGCCCTGGCGGGCCTCTGGGACCGCCCCGCAGCAGAACTGAACGGACAGCACCTGTGGCTGACAGCCCGATGACCGAACCGACCTCCACCGACGCGGTACGGCGGCACGACCCCGCCGTCCGGGGCTTCGCCAGCGACAACTACGCCGGCGTGCACCCGGAGGTCCTCGCCGCGATAGCGCTCGCCAACGGTGGCCACCAGGTCGCCTACGGCGAGGACGACTACACGGCCCACCTGCAGGACGTCTTCCGCCGCCACTTCGGCGAGCACGCCGAGGCGTACCCCGTCTTCAACGGCACCGGCGCCAACGTCGTCGCCCTGCAGGCGCTGCTCCCGCGCTGGGGCGCGGTCGTCGCGGCCGAGAGCGCCCACATCAACGTGGACGAGGGCGGCGCGCCGGAGAAGATGGGCGGCATCAAGCTGCTCACCGTCCCCACCCCGGACGGCAAGCTCACCCCCGAGCTCATCGACCAGCAGGCCTGGGGCTTCGGCGACGAGCACCGCGCGCAGCCGCTCGCGGTCTCGATCACCCAGAGCACCGAGCTCGGCACCCTCTACACGGTGGAGGAGATCCGGGCCATCGTCGACCACGCCCACCAGCTCGGCATGCTGGTGCACGTGGACGGTTCGCGGCTGGCGAACGCCGCCGCCTCGCTCGGCGTGCCGCTGCGCGCCTTCACCACCGACGTCGGCGTGGACGTGCTGTCGTACGGCGGGACGAAGAACGGGCTGCTCTTCGGCGAGGTCGTGGTGGTCCTGAACCCCGAGCGGGTCCGGAACATCAAGTACCTGCGCAAGACCTCGATGCAGCTGGCGTCGAAGATGCGCTTCGTGTCGGTCCAGTTCGAGGCGCTGCTCGCGGGCGACCTCTATCTCCGCAACGCCGGCCACGCCAACGCCATGGCCAGTCGGCTGGAGGCGGCCGTCCGCGGGATCGAGGGCGTGACCGTCGTCCGCCCGGTCGAGGCCAACGCGGTGTTCGCGATTCTCCCGCGCGAGGTCAGCGAGCGACTGCAGAAGCGTTACCGCTTCTACTTCTGGAACGAGCACACCGGCGAGGTCCGCTGGATGTGTTCGTACGACACCACCGAGGCGGACATCGACGCCTTCGCGGCCGCCATCGCCGAGGAGATGGGCCGCGCCTGACGGTGCCGGTGACCGCGGATCGTCCCGTCCTGCGACAGCAGGGCGGGACGATTTGCATGTGGCGGGCCGGTCCCCGTACAGTTCCGGAGTCGCACCGAGAGGGGCGACGGAATGTGAATCCGATGAATGAAACTCCGGAAAACGGAGCGGAAAACATCTGATAAGCTTCAAACACGAAAGAACGAAGCGCCCGGAGGGCCCGCTGGAAGGCGGTCCGAAGGAAGTGTCCGTTCCTTGAGAACTCAACAGCGTGCCAAAAGTCAACGCCAGATATGTTGACATCCCCGGCCTTGATCCTTGTGATCGGGGTTGGAGATTCCTTTATGAAGTAAACACTAGCGAGGACGCAGTGCGCGGGGCCGCCCTATTCCGGTGGTTGCCGTGCCGCTCGACGCGAGTGCAGCTCGCGCTCTTAATTGAGCACAGCCGAGCAGACATTCACGGAGAGTTTGATCCTGGCTCAGGACGAACGCTGGCGGCGTGCTTAACACATGCAAGTCGAACGGTGAAGCCCTTCGGGGTGGATCAGTGGCGAACGGGTGAGTAACACGTGGGCAATCTGCCCTGCACTCTGGGACAAGCCCTGGAAACGGGGTCTAATACCGGATATGACCTTCCTCCGCATGGGGGTGGGTGTAAAGCTCCGGCGGTGCAGGATGAGCCCGCGGCCTATCAGCTTGTTGGTGGGGTAATGGCCTACCAAGGCGACGACGGGTAGCCGGCCTGAGAGGGCGACCGGCCACACTGGGACTGAGACACGGCCCAGACTCCTACGGGAGGCAGCAGTGGGGAATATTGCACAATGGGCGAAAGCCTGATGCAGCGACGCCGCGTGAGGGATGACGGCCTTCGGGTTGTAAACCTCTTTCAGCAGGGAAGAAGCGCAAGTGACGGTACCTGCAGAAGAAGCACCGGCTAACTACGTGCCAGCAGCCGCGGTAATACGTAGGGTGCGAGCGTTGTCCGGAATTATTGGGCGTAAAGAGCTCGTAGGCGGCCTGTCGCGTCGGATGTGAAAGCCCGGGGCTTAACCCCGGGTCTGCATTCGATACGGGCAGGCTAGAGTGTGGTAGGGGAGATCGGAATTCCTGGTGTAGCGGTGAAATGCGCAGATATCAGGAGGAACACCGGTGGCGAAGGCGGATCTCTGGGCCATTACTGACGCTGAGGAGCGAAAGCGTGGGGAGCGAACAGGATTAGATACCCTGGTAGTCCACGCCGTAAACGTTGGGAACTAGGTGTTGGCGACATTCCACGTCGTCGGTGCCGCAGCTAACGCATTAAGTTCCCCGCCTGGGGAGTACGGCCGCAAGGCTAAAACTCAAAGGAATTGACGGGGGCCCGCACAAGCAGCGGAGCATGTGGCTTAATTCGACGCAACGCGAAGAACCTTACCAAGGCTTGACATATACCGGAAACGGCTAGAGATAGTCGCCCCCTTGTGGTCGGTATACAGGTGGTGCATGGTTGTCGTCAGCTCGTGTCGTGAGATGTTGGGTTAAGTCCCGCAACGAGCGCAACCCTTGTTCTGTGTTGCCAGCATGCCTTTCGGGGTGATGGGGACTCACAGGAGACTGCCGGGGTCAACTCGGAGGAAGGTGGGGACGACGTCAAATCATCATGCCCCTTATGTCTTGGGCTGCACACGTGCTACAATGGTCGGTACAAAGGGCTGCGATGCCGCGAGGCGGAGCGAATCCCAAAAAGCCGGCCTCAGTTCGGATTGGGGTCTGCAACTCGACCCCATGAAGTTGGAGTTGCTAGTAATCGCAGATCAGCATGCTGCGGTGAATACGTTCCCGGGCCTTGTACACACCGCCCGTCACGTCACGAAAGTCGGTAACACCCGAAGCCGGTGGCCTAACCCGTAAGGGGAGGAGCCGTCGAAGGTGGGACCAGCGATTGGGACGAAGTCGTAACAAGGTAGCCGTACCGGAAGGTGCGGCTGGATCACCTCCTTTCTAAGGAGCACATGGCCGCTTGCAGGCGAATGTTCTGCACGGTCGCTCATGGGTGGAACGTTGACTATTCGGCACACTAGGTAGGGTCTGTCAGTACTGCTTCGGCGTGGAAAACAGTTCTCTGGTTGGTGTGTCGGGCACGTTGTTGGGTCCTGAGGGAACGGCCGTATGGTCGTTGCTTCAGAGATGCCGGTCTCACTTGAGGCAGCCTGTATGGGTTGTCGATGGTGGGTGACTGGTCGTTGTTTGAGAACTGCACAGTGGACGCGAGCATCTGTGGCCAAGTTTTTAAGGGCGCACGGTGGATGCCTTGGCACCAGGAACCGATGAAGGACGTGGGAGGCCACGATAGTCCCCGGGGAGCCGTCAACCAGGCTTTGATCCGGGGGTTTCCGAATGGGGAAACCCGGCAGTCGTCATGGGCTGTCACCCATACCTGAACACATAGGGTATGTGGAGGGAACGCGGGGAAGTGAAACATCTCAGTACCCGCAGGAAGAGAAAACAACCGTGATTCCGGGAGTAGTGGCGAGCGAAACCGGATGAGGCTAAACCGCGATGGTGTGAGACCCGGCAGGGGTTGCCATCGCGGGGTCGTGGGATTCTTCTTGATCGGTCTGCCGGCCGGTCGACGAGTCAGAAACCGTATGGGTAGTCGAAGGACATGCGAAAGGTCCGGCGTAGAGGGTAAGACCCCCGTAGACGAAATCTGTACGGCTCGTTTGGAGAACACCCAAGTAGCACGGGGCCCGAGAAATCCCGTGTGAATCTGGCGGGACCACCCGCTAAGCCTAAATATTCCCTGGTGACCGATAGCGGATAGTACCGTGAGGGAATGGTGAAAAGTACCGCGGGAGCGGAGTGAAATAGTACCTGAAACCGTGTGCCTACAAGCCGTGGGAGCGTCGTTCATCAGCTTGCTGATGGGCCGTGACTGCGTGCCTTTTGAAGAATGAGCCTGCGAGTTTGCGGTGTGTAGCGAGGTTAACCCGTGTGGGGTAGCCGTAGCGAAAGCGAGTCCGAATAGGGCGATACAGTTGCATGCCCAAGACCCGAAGCGGAGTGATCTAGCCATGGGCAGGTTGAAGCGGAGGTAAGACTTCGTGGAGGACCGAACCCACCAGGGTTGAAAACCTGGGGGATGACCTGTGGTTAGGGGTGAAAGGCCAATCAAACTCCGTGATAGCTGGTTCTCCCCGAAATGCATTTAGGTGCAGCGTCACGTGTTTCTTGCCGGAGGTAGAGCACTGGATAGGCGATGGGCCTCACCGGGTTACTGACCTTAGCCAAACTCCGAATGCCGGTAAGTGAGAGCGTGGCAGTGAGACTGTGGGGGATAAGCTCCATGGTCGAGAGGGAAACAGCCCAGAACACCGACTAAGGTCCCTAAGCGTGTGCTAAGTGGGAAAGGATGTGGAGTCGCAGAGACAACCAGGAGGTTGGCTTAGAAGCAGCCACCCTTGAAAGAGTGCGTAATAGCTCACTGGTCAAGTGATTCCGCGCCGACAATGTAGCGGGGCTCAAGCACATCACCGAAGTCGTGTCATTGCAGCATATAGGGCCAACGCCTGCTGTGATGGGTAGGGGAGCGTCGTGTGCCGGGTGAAGCGGCGGTGGAAACCAGTCGTGGACGGTACACGAGTGAGAATGCAGGCATGAGTAGCGATACAAGAGTGAGAAACTCTTGCGCCGATTGACCAAGGGTTCCTGGGTCAAGCTGATCTGCCCAGGGTAAGTCGGGACCTAAGGCGAGGCCGACAGGCGTAGTCGATGGACAACGGGTTGATATTCCCGTACCCGCTTTGAAGCGCCAACGTCGAACCAGGTGATGCTAAAGCCGTGAAGCCGGCCCGGAGTCTTCGGACAAAGGGACGTGGTGGAGCCGCTGATCCAAGTCTGTAGTAGGTGAGCGATGGGGTGACGCAGGAAGGTAGTCCAGCCCGGGCGGTGGTTGTCCCGGGGTAAGGGTGTAGGCCGAGTGATAGGCAAATCCGTCACTCATTAAGGCTGAGACCTGATGCCGAGCCGATTGTGGTGAAGTGGATGATCCTATGCTGTCGAGAAAAGCCTCTAGCGAGTTTCATGGCGGCCCGTACCCCAAACCGACTCAGGTGGTCAGGTAGAGAATACCGAGGCGTTCGGGTGAACTATGGTTAAGGAACTCGGCAAAATGCCCCCGTAACTTCGGGAGAAGGGGGGCCATTCCTGGTGATGAGTCTTGCACTCTGAGCTGGGGGTGGCCGCAGAGACCAGCGAGAAGCGACTGTTTACTAAAAACACAGGTCCGTGCGAAGCCGTAAGGCGATGTATACGGACTGACGCCTGCCCGGTGCTGGAACGTTAAGGGGACCGGTTAGCTTGGATTCGTCCGGGCGAAGCTGAGAACTTAAGCGCCAGTAAACGGCGGTGGTAACTATAACCATCCTAAGGTAGCGAAATTCCTTGTCGGGTAAGTTCCGACCTGCACGAATGGCGTAACGACTTCTCGACTGTCTCAACCATAGGCCCGGTGAAATTGCATTACGAGTAAAGATGCTCGTTTCGCGCAGCAGGACGGAAAGACCCCGGGACCTTTACTATAGCTTGATATTGGTGTTCGGTTCGGCTTGTGTAGGATAGGTGGGAGACTTTGAAGCAGCAACGCCAGTTGTTGTGGAGTCGTCGTTGAAATACCACTCTGGTCGTGCTGGATGTCTAACCTGGGTCCGTGATCCGGATCAGGGACAGTGTCTGGTGGGTAGTTTAACTGGGGCGGTTGCCTCCTAAAGAGTAACGGAGGCGCCCAAAGGTTCCCTCAGCCTGGTTGGCAATCAGGTGTTGAGTGTAAGTGCACAAGGGAGCTTGACTGTGAGACTGACGGGTCGAGCAGGGACGAAAGTCGGGACTAGTGATCCGGCGGTGGCTTGTGGAAGCGCCGTCGCTCAACGGATAAAAGGTACCCCGGGGATAACAGGCTGATCTTCCCCAAGAGTCCATATCGACGGGATGGTTTGGCACCTCGATGTCGGCTCGTCGCATCCTGGGGCTGGAGTAGGTCCCAAGGGTTGGGCTGTTCGCCCATTAAAGCGGTACGCGAGCTGGGTTTAGAACGTCGTGAGACAGTTCGGTCCCTATCCGCTGTGCGCGTAGGAGTGTTGAGAAGGGCTGTCCCTAGTACGAGAGGACCGGGACGGACGAACCTCTGGTGTGCCAGTTGTCCTGCCAAGGGCATGGCTGGTTGGCTACGTTCGGGAGGGATAACCGCTGAAAGCATCTAAGCGGGAAGCCTGCTTCGAGATGAGCACTCCCACCTCCTTGAGAGGGTAAGGCTCCCAGTAGACGACTGGGTTGATAGGCCGGATATGGAAGCCTCGTAAGGGGTGGAGTTGACCGGTACTAATAGGCCGAGGGCTTGTCCTCAGTTGCTCGCGTCCACTGTGTTGTTCTGAAACAACGACCCCCATGACATGGCCTGTCGTGGGTGCGGTTGACAGTTTCATAGTGTTTCGGTGGTCATAGCGTGAGGGAAACGCCCGGTTACATTCCGAACCCGGAAGCTAAGCCTCACAGCGCCGATGGTACTGCAGGGGGGACCCTGTGGGAGAGTAGGACGCCGCCGAACAATCATTCCAAAGAACCCCCCGGTCCGTACGGATCGGGGGGTTCTTTGCGTTTCCGGGAAAGGCACGCCCATGCGACGCCGGGGCCGACCGAAAGGCCGGCCCCGGCGTCGCGCGGTTACGAGTGGGGTGCGGCGGTGCCCCAGTTCGGGCGGCTCACCCACTGGTCGGCCGTTTCGGTGATCCGGGTGACGCCGGTGCCGTTGGTCTGCATCCGGTACAGGTCGGCGGTTCCGCCGGCGGGGGCCTGGGAGAAGACGATGGACGTGCCGTCGGGGGAGTAGGCGGCGGCCCCGTAGAACACCTCGGACGGACCGGGCGTCAGGGCGTCGATGGCGCTGCCGTCGGGCTGCACGGTGTAGATGCCGCCACCGGGGGTGTAGTCGGGGCCGGCCGGATAGGTGGTGAACAGGATCCGGGTGCCGTCGGGGGACCAGCTGGCGCGCTCACCGGCGCGCAGCTCCCACGGGGTGAGTCGGCGCAGGCCCGTGCCGTCGGCGTTGACGACGTAGAGGGCCCGGCCGCTGGCGGGCTGCCCGGTCGAGCTGGTCCGGTACTCGAAGACCAGTTGCTTGCCGTCGGGCGACCAGCTCGGATTGCGGACCTCGCCGGAGTACGGCGTGTCGTTGGTGAGGAAGGTCAGCCGCTGGGCGTTGGTGCCGTCGGGGCTCATCAGGTACAGGTCGGAGTACTGGATCTGCTGGGTGGACGAGTCGATCGCGCCCCAGGTGCGGCTGAAGGCGAGCTGCTTCCCGTCGGGGGAGAAGGCGGGGCCGCTCTCCTGCTCGTTGACGCAGTCGGCGGCGCCGGTCTCGCAGAGCTGGCCGATCTGGTGGGCGCCCTCGCCGTCGGCGGACACCGTCCAGAGCCGGGCCGCGCCGGTCTCGGTCTCGGTCCGGTCGAAGGCGAGGGTGCTGCCGTCGGGGGACCAGTCGGGGTGGTCGTCGCGGTCCTGGCCGGAGGGCCGGGTGAGCTGCTGCAGGGTGCCGCCGTCGGCCGTCACGGTGAAGACGGCGCTGGTGAGGCGTCCGGGGTCGAGGAAGACCCGGCCGGCGATCAGGCCGTTGTGGGCCGTGACGGGCAGGGCCGGTGCCGCGGCTCCGATCACGCCCGGGGTCGCGTTGGCGATGGCGGGGTCGGGAGTCGGGGTGGCGGACGGGGACTCCGCCCGGATCTCGCTGAGCGGGATCTCGCCGGGCTGGACACCGCACCCGGCGAGCAGGGCGGTGCCCGCCAGCAGAAGGCCCGCACCTGCGCGGGCGCGGGTGCGGGCCGTGGTGGTGAGTGGCAGCAGCCGTGTGCCGGTCATCGGCGTGTCATCTCCGTCTCTGGTGCAGGACGAGGCCCCCGGGGGAGCTGTCACTGTGTCAGATCAGGAGGGCGGGCAGGCCGCCGACACGCGACGGTCCGTGGCCACTCGGTCGCACGGAGTATGAAGAATGGATTGTTGGGTTGACGGCGCGGAGCGCCCGGCCGGCCGCCGTCGGCCCGGGGGCGTCAGTCGCGGTTGGCCCGGCGCTCGGCCTCTGCCTCGTCCTCGGCCTCGGCGACCTCAAGGGTCGGCGCGGTGCCGCCGAGGTGGGCGGGCTGCCACCAGGTGTCCTCAGGGCCGCTCGGCTTGCCCGGGTACTCGCGCTGGGCCCGGTCGAGCATCTCGCTCATCGCGGCGCGCAGCCGGCGGGTGACCATCACGGGCTTGTCGCCGGGCGCCAGCTCGATCGGCTCGCCGATCATGATGGTCACGGGGACGTGGCGCTTGGTGAGGGTCTTCGGCCGGCCCTTGGTCCAGAGCTGCTGGGTGCCCCACAGGATGACCGGCAGCAGCGGGGCGCCGGAGTCGGCGGCCATCCGGGCGGCGCCGGTCTTGAACTTCTTCAGCATGAACGAGCGGCTGATGGTCGCCTCCGGGAACACCCCGACCATCTCGCCGGCGCGCAGGGCGCGCACGGCGGCCTCGTACGCGGGCTGGCCGTCGGTGCGGTCGACCGGGATGTGCTTCATGCCCCGCATCAGCGGGCCGGAGACGGCGTGCTTGAAGACGTCGTCCTTGGCCATGAAGCGGGTCTTGCGCTTGCCGCCGCGGAAGGCTCCGAGGCCGGCGAAGAGGAAGTCCAGGTAGCTGATGTGATTGCTCACCAGTACCGCTCCGCCCTGGGCGGGGATGTTTTCGGCGCCGACGATCCTGATGCGCACGTCGAGCGCGCGGAAGACGGTCAGTGCGGCGCCGATCACCGGCGGGTACACGAGCTCTGCCACGGTCAGTCCTGACTTCCCACGGGCCCTGGTGGCCCGGTCCGGCGGTACCCGTGTCGTACGTGGGGCCGACCGGAGGCGCGGCACGCCGCGGCGGCCACGGGTGATACACGGAAATGATCCCCCGAACGAGTGCCCGCTGTCACCTGAGGCGGGCGGTCGGGCGGGTGACGGGTGTGTGACGTCCGTGATGGGCCGGCCGGGAACCTTTCCGGTCCGGTCAGGACGCGGCGTCCAGCCGGCCCTGGGAGCGGCGGACGAGCAGGTACATCTCGCAGCCGAGGCAGTAGCCGAACACGGCGTTGAGGAAGGCGGCGGCGAGGGCGAACGCGGTGGCCAGCAGGCCGAGCCAGGTCACCCCGGTGAGGAAGCCGAGCGCGCCGACGGCGGCGAAGACCAGGCCGACGCCCTGGGCGAAGCGCGGCGGCCGCTCGTCCTCGGTCGCGGTGGGCGGTGCGAGCCGGGGCAGGAGCAGGGTCCGGTACAGCCAGTTGTACGGCGACCGGTGCAGGCCGCCGATGGCGCCGAGGCCGAAGACGATGCCCTGGAGGGTGAGCAGCAGGCCGCTGCCGCTGAGGAGGACGGCGCCGAGGACGGCCGCGCTGAGCGCGGCGGCGAACCTCGGGCCGCGGGGGTCTATCTGCAACGGGGGCTCCGGATCTGGATCGCAGAAGGGGGGACGGCAGGGCGCGTCAGTGACAGCGCGAGGCCGTGGCCCGGCACAGGTCGACCACCCGGCGGGTGGTCAGCAGCGGTCGTACCGGGCGGTCGGAGTCCACCCGGCGATCGTACGCGGGCCCCGCCCCGGCGGTCGACCACTCTGTCGGACTCCTGGGGGGCCGGGGCAGACTGGGGGGATGACCGGGTTGGTGGTGTGCGTCGTCGTGCTCGCGGTGGCGAGCGCGTTCGGGCTGCTGCGGGCCCAGCGCGACGGGAGGCTGCGGGTGCGGGCGAAGGACGGGGCGGTACGGCTCTCGGCGGCGGACCTGGGGGAGGCGCTGGGCGAGCGGGCCACGCTGGTGCAGTTCTCGACCGCGTTCTGCCAGCCCTGCCGGGCCACCCGGCGGGTGCTCGGGGAGGTGGCGGGTCTGGTCGAGGGGGTGGCGCACATCGAGTTGGACGCCGAGGAGCGGCTGGCGCTGGTCCGCCGGCTGGAGATCCTGCGGACGCCCACGGTCCTGGTGCTGGACGCGGGTGGCCGGGTGGTGCGTCGGGCGGCCGGGCTGCCGCGCAAGGCGGACGTGATCGCGGCGCTGGGCGAGGCGGTCTGATCCGCTCCGGGGGTTGCGGCGGCCCGGGTGGTGAATCCCACTCCCGATGCGCCGCCCCGTCGGGTGGTGTCGGCGGGACGCTGGGGCAGGATGAGGGCTGACGGCAGTGCGAGCCGTTCCGCGGGCCGTCCGGGCCGGGGGCCCTCAGGCCCTCGCGAGGGGGGCCGAGGGGCGGTCGGACGGGGCTCGGCGGCGTAAGCTACTGGCCAGTAGTGTCATTCGACTACTGGCGAGTATGCTGCCAGGAAGTTCCGGACCGGCACGGGAACACGCTGCCCGGAGCGGGTGCGTGCCGAGTTCGCGCCCGCTTGCACAGCCGCAGCCGCCGGACGAGACCAGTACAGGAGACAGGCCGTGAGCTTGAGGATCGTTGTCTGTGTGAAGTACGTGCCGGACGCGACGGGTGACCGTCGTTTCGCGGACGACCACACCACCGACCGGGAGGGTGTGGACGGCCTTCTGTCGGAGCTGGACGAGTACGGCGTGGAGCAGGCGCTGCGGATCTCCGAGGCGCACGGCGATGCCGAGGTGACGGTGCTGACGGTGGGGCCGGACGACGCCAAGGACGCGCTGCGCAAGGCGCTGTCGATGGGTGCGGACAAGGCCGTGCACGTGAACGACGACGACATCCACGGTACGGATGTGATCGGGACGTCGGCGGTGGTGGCGAAGGCGCTGGAGAAGACCGGGTTCGACCTGGTGATCGGCGGCATGGCGTCGACGGACGGCACGATGGGTGTGCTGCCGGCGCTGCTGGCGGAGCGGCTGGGTGTGCCGCAGCTGACGCTGCTGTCGGAGGTGTCGGTCGAGGGCGGTGTGGTGAAGGGCCGTCGTGACGGTGACGCGGCGACGGAGCTGGTGGAGGCGGCGCTGCCGGCGGTGGTGTCGGTGACGGACCAGTCGGGTGAGGCGCGGTACCCGTCGTTCAAGGGCATCATGGCGGCGAAGAAGAAGCCGGTGCAGTCGTTCGACCTGGACGATCTGGGCATCGAGGCCGGTGAGGTCGGTCTGGCGGGTGCGTGGACGGCGGTGGAGTCGGTGACGGCGCGTCCGGCGCGGACGGCCGGCACGGTCGTCAAGGACGAGGGTGAGGGCGGCAAGCAGCTCGCCGCGTTCCTCGCCGAGCAGAAGTTCATCTAATCCACGCAGTTTGCGTTCCAACGATCGATCAGGAGCAACGAATCATGGCTGAGATCCTGGTTCTCGTGGACCACGCCGACGGTGTGGTCCGCAAGCCGGCCCTCGAACTGCTGACCCTGGCCCGCCGGATCGGCGAGCCGTCGGCGGTCGTGCTGGGCGCCGGTGCGGCCGCGGCCGACCTGGCCGCCAAGGCCGGCGAGTTCGGTGCGGCGAAGGTGTACGTCGCGGACGGCGC of the Kitasatospora sp. NBC_01246 genome contains:
- a CDS encoding SDR family NAD(P)-dependent oxidoreductase, which encodes MSTHLEGKVIAVAGASGPAGQAVLRRLAADGATVIGADIDPQRLEKALDTVRGAVPGARVSGQVIDLLDPQEVHDWADHLEAEHGHVDGLLHLVGGWRGSKKFFDTRIDDWDFLHDTVVRTLQHTSLAFQPALLRSESGRYAMISAAAAHKPTAGGAAYAAAKAATEAWTLAMADSFKKETTAEDGEPTAAAAILVIKALVSPEMRAEKPDAKFAGFTDTADLATALAGLWDRPAAELNGQHLWLTAR
- a CDS encoding threonine aldolase family protein, with the translated sequence MTEPTSTDAVRRHDPAVRGFASDNYAGVHPEVLAAIALANGGHQVAYGEDDYTAHLQDVFRRHFGEHAEAYPVFNGTGANVVALQALLPRWGAVVAAESAHINVDEGGAPEKMGGIKLLTVPTPDGKLTPELIDQQAWGFGDEHRAQPLAVSITQSTELGTLYTVEEIRAIVDHAHQLGMLVHVDGSRLANAAASLGVPLRAFTTDVGVDVLSYGGTKNGLLFGEVVVVLNPERVRNIKYLRKTSMQLASKMRFVSVQFEALLAGDLYLRNAGHANAMASRLEAAVRGIEGVTVVRPVEANAVFAILPREVSERLQKRYRFYFWNEHTGEVRWMCSYDTTEADIDAFAAAIAEEMGRA
- a CDS encoding TolB family protein gives rise to the protein MTGTRLLPLTTTARTRARAGAGLLLAGTALLAGCGVQPGEIPLSEIRAESPSATPTPDPAIANATPGVIGAAAPALPVTAHNGLIAGRVFLDPGRLTSAVFTVTADGGTLQQLTRPSGQDRDDHPDWSPDGSTLAFDRTETETGAARLWTVSADGEGAHQIGQLCETGAADCVNEQESGPAFSPDGKQLAFSRTWGAIDSSTQQIQYSDLYLMSPDGTNAQRLTFLTNDTPYSGEVRNPSWSPDGKQLVFEYRTSSTGQPASGRALYVVNADGTGLRRLTPWELRAGERASWSPDGTRILFTTYPAGPDYTPGGGIYTVQPDGSAIDALTPGPSEVFYGAAAYSPDGTSIVFSQAPAGGTADLYRMQTNGTGVTRITETADQWVSRPNWGTAAPHS
- a CDS encoding lysophospholipid acyltransferase family protein; the protein is MAELVYPPVIGAALTVFRALDVRIRIVGAENIPAQGGAVLVSNHISYLDFLFAGLGAFRGGKRKTRFMAKDDVFKHAVSGPLMRGMKHIPVDRTDGQPAYEAAVRALRAGEMVGVFPEATISRSFMLKKFKTGAARMAADSGAPLLPVILWGTQQLWTKGRPKTLTKRHVPVTIMIGEPIELAPGDKPVMVTRRLRAAMSEMLDRAQREYPGKPSGPEDTWWQPAHLGGTAPTLEVAEAEDEAEAERRANRD
- a CDS encoding DUF4395 domain-containing protein, with protein sequence MQIDPRGPRFAAALSAAVLGAVLLSGSGLLLTLQGIVFGLGAIGGLHRSPYNWLYRTLLLPRLAPPTATEDERPPRFAQGVGLVFAAVGALGFLTGVTWLGLLATAFALAAAFLNAVFGYCLGCEMYLLVRRSQGRLDAAS
- a CDS encoding thioredoxin family protein, with the protein product MTGLVVCVVVLAVASAFGLLRAQRDGRLRVRAKDGAVRLSAADLGEALGERATLVQFSTAFCQPCRATRRVLGEVAGLVEGVAHIELDAEERLALVRRLEILRTPTVLVLDAGGRVVRRAAGLPRKADVIAALGEAV
- a CDS encoding electron transfer flavoprotein subunit beta/FixA family protein → MSLRIVVCVKYVPDATGDRRFADDHTTDREGVDGLLSELDEYGVEQALRISEAHGDAEVTVLTVGPDDAKDALRKALSMGADKAVHVNDDDIHGTDVIGTSAVVAKALEKTGFDLVIGGMASTDGTMGVLPALLAERLGVPQLTLLSEVSVEGGVVKGRRDGDAATELVEAALPAVVSVTDQSGEARYPSFKGIMAAKKKPVQSFDLDDLGIEAGEVGLAGAWTAVESVTARPARTAGTVVKDEGEGGKQLAAFLAEQKFI